A DNA window from Molothrus ater isolate BHLD 08-10-18 breed brown headed cowbird chromosome 2, BPBGC_Mater_1.1, whole genome shotgun sequence contains the following coding sequences:
- the MFSD9 gene encoding LOW QUALITY PROTEIN: major facilitator superfamily domain-containing protein 9 (The sequence of the model RefSeq protein was modified relative to this genomic sequence to represent the inferred CDS: inserted 1 base in 1 codon; deleted 2 bases in 1 codon) yields the protein MAYLFPKPPGSTWLLLPSPEPQVPRARVAKCSLYKHAGGRKCKVLQRCVWEGGGRDPDGSRPAGSLILPHLRPKKRTHLGYRAKRNNSDTLPRRRRRRLXVSAEPRALRRPCAAARMEEEEEDEGGGGRATTASPAASARFVRCLYAVGFLDLFGVSIVVPLMNLHIKSLGASHTVAGIIGSLYGIMQLFTSTFVGCWSDIVGRQYSLLACILLSALGYFLLGNSTTVFLFAISRVLVGIFKHTLSISKALLSDLVSERDRPLVMGRFNAASSVGFILGPVVGGYLAELKGGFYQTAFICASIFLLNGGLVWMLPWSEENTSNRNHYQDKETNSFSAKANHKHHLKSATSRAVTNSSFFQSPWIQAATVLKKIKGIACSNLWDVFLVRFLMSIAILLYYSNFTLALEERFGVKPLFSGYLMSYSSALGVLAGCLLGPITRLYGHNTYRLLLHSSTFTCTLILLYASAPSIWMVILSSTFLAFSTTIGRTCIIDLELTVGGNEASGTLLGVGQSVTSVGRIIAPLLSGIAQEFSPCGPPSLAVGLALVAIVIMNANKQKYHSHGSVKLKDQ from the exons ATGGCATATTTGTTTCCAAAGCCCCCCGGCTCCAcctggctcctcctgccctccccagagCCTCAGGTCCCGAGGGCCCGGGTTGCAAAATGTTCCCTGTACAAACACGCAGGAGGCAGGAAGTGCAAAGTCCTACAGAGGTGTGTGTGGGAGGGTGGCGGCAGGGATCCCGACGGCTCC AGGCCGGCAGGGAGCCTTATTCTTCCTCATCTTCGCCCGAAAAAGAGGACACACTTAGGATACCGCGCCAAACGAAACAACAGCGACACTCTCCCCCgccgccggcgccgccgcc ccgtTTCCGCCGAGCCGCGGGCACTGCGCAGGCCCTGCGCCGCCGCCCgcatggaggaggaggaggaggatgagggtgGCGGCGGCCGGGCGACCACAGCGAGCCCGGCCGCGTCCGCCCGCTTCGTGCGGTGCCTCTACGCGGTGGGATTCCTG GATTTATTTGGGGTGAGCATAGTGGTTCCTTTAATGAATCTTCATATCAAATCTCTAGGAGCAAGTCATACAGTTGCTGGAATCATAG gaTCTCTCTATGGTATAATGCAGCTATTTACCAGCACATTTGTG GGCTGCTGGAGTGATATAGTAGGAAGACAGTATTCCCTGCTTGCTTGTATTCTTCTCAGTGCACTGGGTTACTTCCTTCTTGGAAATTCCACCACAGTGTTCCTGTTTGCTATTTCTAGAGTCCTTGTAG GTATTTTCAAACACACACTGTCCATCTCTAAAGCGCTGCTGTCTGACCTGGTCTCGGAGAGGGATCGCCCTTTAGTAATGGGGCGCTTCAATGCAGCCTCCAGTGTGGGCTTCATTCTGGGACCTGTTGTTGGTGGCTATCTTGCAGAGCTCAAAGGTGGCTTTTACCAAACGGCCTTCATCTGTGCCTCCATCTTCCTTCTGAATGGTG GTCTTGTCTGGATGTTACCCTGGAGTGAAGAAAACACTAGCAATAGGAACCATTACcaagacaaagaaacaaacagttTCTCAGCAAAAGCAAATCATAAACATCACTTGAAATCAGCAACTAGTAGAGCTGTGACAAACAGTAGTTTTTTCCAGTCTCCATGGATCCAAGCTGCAACAGtgctgaagaaaattaaaggaataGCATGCTCTAATTTGTGGGATGTATTTTTAGTACGGTTCCTGATGTCTATTGCTATACTGCTGTACTATAGTAATTTTACTCTGGCCTTGGAGGAGAGATTTGGGGTGAAACCCTTGTTTTCTGGATACCTCATGAGCTATAGCAGTGCGCTTGGAGTCCTGGCTGGTTGTTTGCTCGGGCCAATAACAAGACTCTATGGGCACAACACTTACAGACTTCTGTTGCACTCCAGCACTTTTACCTGCACGCTGATTCTCCTGTATGCCTCAGCACCGAGCATATGGATGGTCATTCTGTCCTCCACCTTCTTGGCCTTCTCCACCACTATTGGCCGTACCTGTATCATTGATCTGGAGCTGACTGTCGGTGGGAACGAGGCCAGCGGGACACTCCTGGGTGTGGGACAGTCAGTGACATCAGTGGGACGTATTATTGCCCCACTCCTTTCTGGAATTGCTCAGGAGTTCAGTCCTTGTGGCCCTCCAAGTCTAGCTGTGGGACTAGCATTAGTTGCTATTGTGATAATgaatgcaaacaaacaaaaataccatAGTCATGGAAGTGTGAAGTTAAAGGATCAGTAG